GTCCGGGCCGTCCTCGCACACCCGCCAGCCGGGCAGCAGACGCAGGTAGAAGTCCGCCAGCTCACGCGCGCCCGGTGCGTCCAGGGTCGCCGCCACGAGTCTCATGGCGGGTGGGTACCCCGCGGGGCGGCGCCGTCACCCCGGCGGTTTCCTGCCGTCCAGCTCGTCCCACCACTCGTCGGACCGGGGGTCGCCCGACGGGTCGTCCCACCAGCGGTCGTCGGGGCCGCGCCGGTTGGCGGTCATCGCGGCGACGGGCGGGATGACCATCGCGACCACGCACATGGCGACGGCCGCCTCGGTCGACCACAGGCGCACGACGGCCCACGCCAGGACGAAGAGCACCAGGCAGGTGCCCATCAGGGCGAAGTACACATGACGCCGCCGCGCGTACATGTGTCCAGCGTAGGCGCGGTGGCGGGCACGGAGAAGGGCCGCACCCCAGGCGTCCAACCCGGGGGGTGCGGCCCTTCCGCCGTACGGGGTCCTCGTCAGACCGCGATCGCGACCTCGGCGAGGGCGCCCTTCTCGGCGACGACGACCGTGCGGTCGGCGGTGCCGCCGGGGACGAGGGCGCGGACGGTCCAGGTGCCCTCGGCCGCGTAGAAGCGGAACTGGCCCGTGGCGGAGGTGGGGACCTCCGCGGTGAACTCGCCGGTCGAGTCCAGCAGCCGGACGTAGCCGGTCACCGGCTCGCCGTCGCGGGTCACCTGGCCCTGGATGGTGGTCTCACCGGGCTTGATCGTCGAGGCGTCGGGGCCGCCGGCCTTCGCTCCACACATGTCTTTCTCCAAGAGGGGTCTGACCGGAAGGCCGGTCGGATCGGTTGCTTGCCGAGGGTTACTTCGCGGCGCCGAGCTCGATCGGCACGCCGACGAGGGAGCCGTACTCGGTCCAGGAGCCGTCGTAGTTCTTGACGTTCTCCACGCCGAGCAGCTCGTGCAGGACGAACCAGGTCAGCGCGGAGCGCTCGCCGATGCGGCAGTAGGCGATGGTGTCCTTGGAGAGGTCGATGCTCTCCTCTTCGTAGAGCTTCCTCAGCTCGTCGTCCGACTTGAACGTGCCGTCGTCGTTGGCGTTCTTCGACCACGGGATGTTGCGGGCGGTCGGGACGTGGCCGGGGCGCTGCGACTGCTCCTGCGGCAGGTGGGCCGGGGCGAGCAGCTTGCCGGAGAACTCGTCGGGCGAGCGGACGTCGACCAGGTTCTGGCTGCCGATGGCGTTGACGACGTCGTCGCGGAAGGCGCGGATCGCGGTGTTCTGCGGCTTGGCCTTGTACTCGGTCGCCGGGCGCTC
Above is a genomic segment from Streptomyces glaucescens containing:
- a CDS encoding DUF3099 domain-containing protein, with amino-acid sequence MYARRRHVYFALMGTCLVLFVLAWAVVRLWSTEAAVAMCVVAMVIPPVAAMTANRRGPDDRWWDDPSGDPRSDEWWDELDGRKPPG
- a CDS encoding DUF1416 domain-containing protein; the encoded protein is MCGAKAGGPDASTIKPGETTIQGQVTRDGEPVTGYVRLLDSTGEFTAEVPTSATGQFRFYAAEGTWTVRALVPGGTADRTVVVAEKGALAEVAIAV
- a CDS encoding sulfurtransferase translates to MSRSDVLVDADWLQDNLDNPDIAIVEVDEDTSAYDKNHIRNAIKIDWTQDLQDPVRRDFIDQEGFEKLLSAKGIANDTLVVLYGGNNNWFASYAYWYFKLYGHDNVKLLDGGRKKWELDARELVEEVPERPATEYKAKPQNTAIRAFRDDVVNAIGSQNLVDVRSPDEFSGKLLAPAHLPQEQSQRPGHVPTARNIPWSKNANDDGTFKSDDELRKLYEEESIDLSKDTIAYCRIGERSALTWFVLHELLGVENVKNYDGSWTEYGSLVGVPIELGAAK